cgTTTTACACgggcaaactcttgctattacaaaagaaccaaaAATTAGAAGggaaataaaacaaagtaaatgcaataaaaggaacaagatgcaaactatagtcttctttaagtcgagtcgaggtatccctctctccgcaagacgagatacgccccggctagtgctcacggattggcgcaacgtccccaaagatgaaacgacattcctcctatcgagttgaagcacctcaaactcgtaggctccgacgaacttgaattggaggcgagaaccgagcaatgcactGCTCCTAATgatgcgaactagaatgcttgagagctagagagaagagagaatgatttgttggtgtgtCCTTCCTCTCTACAACTCTATGCCTTATATAGGCACAAAAGAGGACATGAaaggtcttgataataattcACCATTAAGCAAACCATTATACAAAAGGTGGTTACAAGGGATGGAAAGCCAAAGGATTGGCCACATCAAAAGTTTCCTCATGTTACACGTTTCTTACAAGTTTTTCATTAATTAGACAACACACACTTTGGAGTTTGTCCTTAACTGGAAAAGTAAAATGGCCATCGAAAAGCAAATCCACATAGCAACTTTGGGATCCCTtaatttatcacttatttccCTGTGATGAAAAAGAGAATTACAGTTTAATCAGTGTTAGCACATAAATAACTAATAAGCCTATTATTAAAAGTAGCGCTTGATTAATTAGAAGATTGAGTTAAAAGAGAGAAATAcagtagtttagagtagagtttaattaAGTTATATAGAAATATCCTCACCATTTCTACTAAACAATCGGCCGAGGAAAGTGAGGAAGATGATTAGCAAAGCAACACCAGCTAGTAATCCAATGATCAGAGCAAATGTCTTCTCCGACTCACTATGTGGGGATTCTGTGGAAGACAAATATTATACTCTTTTCTGTTTTCTAAAAacagaaacttttgaaatagtacgaatttttaaaaaaatttagtaagtaagagagatagataaAAACGGACTAAATATTATACTTTTCCGTGTGAGAGACAAATGAGTCTCACCTAATTAGCGAGAAAAAAGTTTCCTAAAATTAAAAGATCTATTTTGAAAaaacggactaaaaagaaaagttttgaattttaaaaactgGAGGTAGTAGTTAATATGCATTAGAAGTTTAAAAATGGCAAGTCGCaagaaaaatcatcaaatttggTCAATTTTTAGTCAATCTTGTAGTAACTTTTAAAAATGGCTAATTATATTACTTCCTCTGTCCTATAAAAACAGTAcacttctatttttggcaaCAATTCTTTCTCTCTACTAAGGTGAACTTCATTCTCCATTAATATACTCAAATAACTTTTTCTACTAattattatgcattaaaacccgtgtcatctCAAATGTCTCTATTTTCATAAGacggaaaaaatatttttgatatattttttattaattttgagaGAAGTTATGTATAATGTggcaaataaaaaatactccctccgtccttcaAAAATTGACAAATTTGTATATGTCATGAGTTTTAATttgcaattggtaaagtaagcaAGAGATCgaaaaagtaagaaaagaaAGAGGGAAAAGGTAGTGGAAGTAATGTTAGTGaattgtggggtccatattatcaGTGGTGTAATTGGTTAAAAACTTTGCATatttagactttgtctaattttgtcTAATTTTAAAGGACGacccaaaatgataaaactaaTCTATTTTTTGGGGACATAAGGAGGACTTATTAAAACATAATGCATTGTCTTATGTGCATAGTATTGATTGTTTCAAAGACGAAGTTAACACAAACCAAGTAAAGAACTTAGGATAAAATGTAGACTTCTCCCTAGTTAAAATGACATACTCTCTCTGTCACGGAATAAGAGTCCTATTTAGTTataacacgaattttaagaaatgtaaagaaaagtgagttgaaataTGACTCTTCTTGTGGGACGGAACGAAAcgacaaaatatgactcttattatgggatggagggagtatatcacattttctctttccaataaatgcattaattaacaattcttaaattttttttgagttAAAATGACACATTACATTTTCACTTTCCAATAAAACACATTAATCaacaattattaaatttttatgacGCTGGAGAAATTCGTTATTTTAGCTGGGATAAAgagattgaaaaataaaataaaggttTCCTTCTTACCATGGTTGGATCTTGCATAATTTTGGGCCCCACTAGTGGTGTACCTCGCATAACACTTACCCAAGAACATATCCCCAAACACAGCCCCGCCGCACTCCGCCTTCAACCGCCGTATCGCCTCCTCCACGCAGTCCTGACACTGCCCCGCAGTCAGGTCTCCAACGCACTGCGCCACGCCACTCACACCCTCAGCACCCCCGACCCGATACGGCCCCCCGGACCCACCACACATCGCCGCAAGCACAGTGTCTCGGCTGCCCATCCGGTCCGCGTCATCGCCGTCAGACGGACGGCACTTCCTCATCGCGGGCGACTTGTCCTCGGTCCCGATGAAGGAGGCGTTGTCGTACTTGACGAAGCAGCCCTCGAGCTGCATGGAGCCCCCGCAGGCGAGGGGGCACGTGGAGCCGAGGCGGGTGACGGCCCGGGCGACGCAGGTGGCGCAGTCGGGCATGGAGAGGTCGGAGCGGCACTGGTAGAGGCCGTAGACGACGTCGTCTTGTTGCGGGCTCGCGCCCGTGATGGTGAAGTGGTTGTAGGAGGAGTATGTGGCGGAGTTGAAGAGGGATGTGATGAGGGAGTTTAGGTTGGATTGGTAGGGTGAGTTTGGGGTGTATTTCATCAGAGAGCACCCGCTGTAGAGGAACGAGTCTGGTGAAGAATCTGCAGTAATCAGAAGTAGGAAATGCAAAGGGAGTAGAGATGCAAACCGGCCAACTGTGCATACATATTTGGCCATGTTTAAGCTCAATACTACTACCAGTATCTCTATGTCTCTGTGTGAGTGGAGTGGACAGAGAGAGATGTGTGATCGATGAAACAATAATGTTTCGAGTTTTATCTTATTCTAACTTGAATATTGACTTTATATACTAGTGTTTATTGTCAAATAACTATTATGTAACATGCGACATTTAAtccagtttttttttaaaaaaatttatcatttattaattatctcactttatttttaccatattAGTAGCGGACAGCACATTCCATCTAACTCATGTTCCTTGCATTTTGTTACAATACTAAAATACTTATATCAtcatccactaactttttcaacatatttttctttatatttttaaaaatccatGTTAGGTCAAAGTGGGACGCGTATTGAGGGATGGATGAAGTACATTCCTTAAATACTTCATCCATCCGCCATTATATGTCTCATTTTAACTTTTTCATTCatccgccattaaatgtctcattttaacTTTTTCGTCCACCGCCAATAAATAATTTCACTTCTACTACAATATTTGATTATTTGGTAAGTGGTCcctacattccattaactcattctacttacattttattacaaaaccaatatataaaagtaggcctactatctactaactttttctcccactttactttataaaggcaaacaatttcttaaaacccgtgctgatcAGATATAGGATATttaatcatggacggagggagtacacaTATATAATCAAAATTAGATTATatgaaatatgcatgtcaaaatATAACCATATATATCAGATCTTTACTCCAATGTCAGATATCAGGTGAATGGAACAGTGGATCAATCAAGTAAATGATATTAGATATTGGAGTAAAGATTAATACCAAGTTACTGTCACCGGTTCCAACCATGCATTATGGCCTTTGCTCATGTTTACAGATGCCTGGAAGGTCATTTTTCTGTACTATTTTTATGTCCTTGATTGCCTCGGCCGATGTTTCTTAGGCTAATTAAGTTGTTAGCATTGATTTACTTTTTGTTGTTTGGTTGGGATGTTGTGTTTTTTTCTAATTGtagtttttttgtttggttttgaCTGTTTGTCTCGAACCTTTATTCACCGTATATGCTGGCTCGAGTCTATttctattaatataaaatatatttcgtGCATATTTCGATGCACATCAAGAATACATGCATCAGTGCACAGTGCACCACACCTGTTTTGGTGATCAACATACATACACtacaattttataaattaagtatgttcATCTACAAACCTAAGAAATGTCTCAAATTCATATCCCATCAATATCAATATTTCTATAAAGTTGAATTTATTGCATATGATTCTTCAAGTACCATGATTTATATGACATGGCTGATTAAGTGGTGGAGTGAGTATAGTTGTAGTTAATGCTaataatactactcccttcatcccattTTAGGAGTCGGTTatctattttagtccgtcccacttTCGGAGTTCATGTTAGAATCATTCATAATGGGTAATAGGTCCCCACATTTCACTAGcatcattccactcacatattattactataaaactactcctaatatataaaaatgagactcacattctattatctTTTTTACCAACTTTCTTATATATTTCTTTAAACATGTGTCAAACTCAATTGGAACTTTTaaaatgggacggagagagtattatactAATTGAATTATAGAATCCAATCTACATAATCATACGTTTAAGTTGTCTCAATTGATTTACCTCTTTTGCGTGATTAGTAAGAAAAAGGTTAATCAATCAATATAAAGTTGTAAAGCTTAGACCTTCAAAAGTCATATTTATTACCTCTCATTATTTATGGTCCacatatagtactagtatatatctAC
This sequence is a window from Salvia splendens isolate huo1 chromosome 14, SspV2, whole genome shotgun sequence. Protein-coding genes within it:
- the LOC121763634 gene encoding plasmodesmata-located protein 7-like → MAKYVCTVGRFASLLPLHFLLLITADSSPDSFLYSGCSLMKYTPNSPYQSNLNSLITSLFNSATYSSYNHFTITGASPQQDDVVYGLYQCRSDLSMPDCATCVARAVTRLGSTCPLACGGSMQLEGCFVKYDNASFIGTEDKSPAMRKCRPSDGDDADRMGSRDTVLAAMCGGSGGPYRVGGAEGVSGVAQCVGDLTAGQCQDCVEEAIRRLKAECGGAVFGDMFLGKCYARYTTSGAQNYARSNHESPHSESEKTFALIIGLLAGVALLIIFLTFLGRLFSRNGK